GATGAATTGAATGATTCTGCAATATCAGTAGGAGTATCATCATTATTTGGGAATAATCCGATTGATGTTGTATTTATTATTAAATTTGATGCTTGATAAATTTCAACGTTTTCTTTTGCAATTAGTTCATGAGAATAAATTGAATTAAAATGCATTTTATCCTTGAAATAATCTTTAATTGATTCGGATCTTTCTTCTGTACGATTTATAACATTAATTTTTTCTACTTTAAAATGTCTTATTAAAGCAAAAATTACACTTCTTGCGGCACCACCAGCACCAATTACGGTTGCTGTACTTTTTACTAAATTATCTTTATAAGGAAGTAAAGTTTCAACAATTCCATTAATATCTGTGTTGTATCCAAAAAGCTGATTGCCCTCGCTAACAATTGTATTTACTGCACCAACAATTGAAGCTTCTTCGGAAACATGATCCATAAATTGAATAATTTTCTCTTTATGGGGAAGAGTTACGTTTAATCCTTTTATTCCAAGCATATTTAAAGCTTTTAAAGCGCCTTTTAAATTGCTTGTAGGAACGTCAAAAGGAAGATAAACATAATTTAAATTTTGTTTTTGAAAACAAAAATTATGCATCATAGGTGAAAGAGAATGTTTTATCGGGTGGCCGAGAATTCCTACAATTTTTGTGTTGAAATCTATGTTATTTATAAAACTCATTTTTAAAAATAAATTGAATTGAAAATATTTATATACAATTGTGTTGAATCCAAAAGAGGAAAATCTTCAAGAAATATATTTTCCATTCCGGGATTTGATTCAAACGCACTAATTAAATTTGTTAAAGCAAATTCATTTTTTTTCAGCATAAAATTACACAAAGCTAATCCGTAAAAAATTTCTGATTTATTATAATTGCTATCAAGCAATTCTGAAAAAATATTTTTTGAATCATTCCATCTTCCAAGTTCAAAATATACTTCAGCTAGTTCAAATAATTTTTCTGGAGATTTTGTTTCTTCAGATTCCAATTCTTCTTTTTCCAGAAATAATTCCGTTAACATAATTTCTGTTTCATGATGATTATTATACTCTTCTTTATTTGCCAAAGTGTATCTTATAAATAATGAAAAATATTCCATCATTAAAGGTATATTATTTTTTCTTGCATAATAATTTCCCAAACCAATGTAAGCTTCGGTGCAAGAAATACTTAATTTCAGAGCTCCATTAAAATATTTGAATGCTTCTTCATAATCTCCGGTTGCTTCGCAATTTTGTGCAATATTTAAAGGAATTGAATAATCGAATGGATCAAGTTCCCCAGCTTTTACAAAACATTTTTTTGCATCATTAAATTGATTTTTTTTAGCATATGCAACACCTAAATTGTACCATGCATTTACAAAATCGTCATTCAAAGTAATTGCTAATTCAAAATTATTTATTGCATCAGTATAATTTTCTGTTTTTAAATTTACAATTCCAAAATTATACCACCCACTTGGACTGTAAGGATCAATATCTAAAAATTTCTGATATGCTTCAGTTGCTTTATCAAATTGATTTGAACATTCGTAACAAAATCCTAATTCGTACCAAGCCTCGCTATATTCTTCATCTAATTTTAATGTTTCAACAAAATAGTAAATTGCTTTATCATAATGATCATTTCGTTCGTAAAAAATCCCTAAATTAAAAAGAATTTCTTCGTTGTTTGGTTCTAACGAAAGAGCTGTATCCAAGGTTTTAATAGCTTCATCCCAAAATCCAAGATTGTCTTCCGAAATTGCTTTATTTATCATTGTTTCTACATCGCTGGGATTTAGCGAAAGCGACTTGTTAAAACAAACGTAAGCTTTTTCAAACTCAAATAAATTGTTGAAAAATATTCCGCGCGAATGCCAAAGTTCAGAACTGTAAGGAGAAATTTCCAATGCTGCTTCGGTTAAAAATATTCCGTCTTCTGTAAAATCGTATTCAATGCAAAGTTGAATTGTTTCTTCTATATTATCTAAAAACGCAATTGTTTGTCCTTTTGTTACATATTCTTTACACTTTTGAACTTTCGATTTGAGTTTTTCGTTATCTAAAAAAGAAAGTGAATTTTCATTAAACAAATCATCAGTAAAATTCATTAAATCTCCAATTTTTCCAAGAAATGATTATATAAATTAAATCAATAAAATTAAAATTAGTTTCTTAAGTGTGAATAATAAATATTTTGCTTAACAAAATAACAAAAAAATTTTTTGAAAAAGATTTAAATTTTTAGTTATATGAAAAATAATTTTGTTGATTTTTTTGATTTTTAAATTGCTAAAATATGCTGATATTTGAAGTTCGTTTTGAGCGCGGAAATTGACTTTTTAAACTATTTTCATTTGCTGTTCCGGTGCCTAATATCATATTTTTATACTTTATTATTTTTTGTCCGTTTTCTGTAAAATCTGATTTGATATTCCCACCCGACATATAAATTTTCAAATCATTTTCATTTGTGATTTCAAATAAATTTTTTTTTGCAAATTTTCCTAAAATTTGAGCTGCATGAGAATGTAATTTTAACGAATTATTTTTATCAATGATTGCGAATTTAGTTCCGATGCGAAGGAAAAAATCCGGATCAAATTCTTGAGATTCAACATTTATAAAATTTATATCATTTCCATTAATTAAATATTTATAATTTGAAAATTGCTGTATTGGAATTTCAAAGTGATCGGAAATTTCTTTTAAGTAATTTTTGATTTTTGGATTGTTTGAATTTGCAATTACTTTTTTACTTAATTTATTTTGATGAAATTTTGAAGATTCCGTTGGTGAAATTTTTCTCAACTTGGCAAGAAAAAAACCTTCTGATTTAATTTCCCAAGGAATTATTCTTTTTGTTAAAGTCAAACTTTCATCGAATTTATAATTTCTAATTTCCGTAAAACCGTTTATGTGTTTTAAATTCAAATCAAATTCAATTAATTCAACCGGATATTTTTTCAGAACTTTATCAATAATAAATTCATTTTCTTCAACAGTTAATGTGCAAGTTGAGTAAACAATTTCTCCGCCGACTTTTGCCATTTTTATTGCGCTAATTAAAAGTCTAAGCTGAAGATCAGAAATTGTGTTTGCAGATTTTTCACTCCACCAATTGCTAACTTCTTGCTTCTTTTGTACAACACCCAAAGCGCTGCACGGCGCATCGACTAAAATTTTATCAAAATAATTATTGAAATATTTGCTAAGCAATTCGCCTTTATCTTTAATAACGCTCATGTTTATAATATTCATTTTATCCAAGTTATGAATTAAAGCTTTAACACGATTTAAGTTTGGTTCGTTGGAAAAAAGAGTTCCTTTGTAATTCATAATTTCTGCAAGCTGAGTTGATTTAGAACCCGGCGCAGCGCAAAGATCCAAAACTACATCTGTTTCATTCGGATTTAAAATCATCGGCGGAATCATTGAAGATAAACTTTGAATGTAATATTTTCCCAAAGTGTATTCAATTGTTTTACCGATAATGTCATCACCTTTTTTTACGAAATAAGAATTTTGGATTTCCGGAATTTGCTCAAGTTCAATTCCTTGTTCTTCCAAACTTTTTAAAGTGATGGAAATATTTTCATCATAAATAGGGAAGCGGATTGCCGGTAAATATTTGCTTTCGACAAACAATTTATAATTTTCTAAAAATTCATTTCCAAAAGTTTGCTGGATATAATCTGAAATGTTGCTGCTTAATTCAATCAAAATATTTTAATACCTTGTAAGATTTGCGAATTTAAAAATTTTATTAGAAATGTTAATAAAATCTTTTGAATTTGGGAAAGATTTCTTGTAATCCGATTCTATCAATTTCAAAATTTCATCAATATGTTTCTCATATTCGTGAACAATTTTGTCAAACAAACTTTTATCGGAAATTAATTTAATTTTTTGAGAATTATTTCTACATGAATAAAGAATGTATTTTA
The nucleotide sequence above comes from Ignavibacteriota bacterium. Encoded proteins:
- the aroE gene encoding shikimate dehydrogenase translates to MSFINNIDFNTKIVGILGHPIKHSLSPMMHNFCFQKQNLNYVYLPFDVPTSNLKGALKALNMLGIKGLNVTLPHKEKIIQFMDHVSEEASIVGAVNTIVSEGNQLFGYNTDINGIVETLLPYKDNLVKSTATVIGAGGAARSVIFALIRHFKVEKINVINRTEERSESIKDYFKDKMHFNSIYSHELIAKENVEIYQASNLIINTTSIGLFPNNDDTPTDIAESFNSSQIIFDLIYNPIKTKFLQIAESQNATILDGLKMFVIQGAKSFELWTGSQMEIDSVYDELKNKLNSDSE
- a CDS encoding tetratricopeptide repeat protein, with the protein product MNFTDDLFNENSLSFLDNEKLKSKVQKCKEYVTKGQTIAFLDNIEETIQLCIEYDFTEDGIFLTEAALEISPYSSELWHSRGIFFNNLFEFEKAYVCFNKSLSLNPSDVETMINKAISEDNLGFWDEAIKTLDTALSLEPNNEEILFNLGIFYERNDHYDKAIYYFVETLKLDEEYSEAWYELGFCYECSNQFDKATEAYQKFLDIDPYSPSGWYNFGIVNLKTENYTDAINNFELAITLNDDFVNAWYNLGVAYAKKNQFNDAKKCFVKAGELDPFDYSIPLNIAQNCEATGDYEEAFKYFNGALKLSISCTEAYIGLGNYYARKNNIPLMMEYFSLFIRYTLANKEEYNNHHETEIMLTELFLEKEELESEETKSPEKLFELAEVYFELGRWNDSKNIFSELLDSNYNKSEIFYGLALCNFMLKKNEFALTNLISAFESNPGMENIFLEDFPLLDSTQLYINIFNSIYF
- a CDS encoding NOL1/NOP2/sun family putative RNA methylase, translated to MIELSSNISDYIQQTFGNEFLENYKLFVESKYLPAIRFPIYDENISITLKSLEEQGIELEQIPEIQNSYFVKKGDDIIGKTIEYTLGKYYIQSLSSMIPPMILNPNETDVVLDLCAAPGSKSTQLAEIMNYKGTLFSNEPNLNRVKALIHNLDKMNIINMSVIKDKGELLSKYFNNYFDKILVDAPCSALGVVQKKQEVSNWWSEKSANTISDLQLRLLISAIKMAKVGGEIVYSTCTLTVEENEFIIDKVLKKYPVELIEFDLNLKHINGFTEIRNYKFDESLTLTKRIIPWEIKSEGFFLAKLRKISPTESSKFHQNKLSKKVIANSNNPKIKNYLKEISDHFEIPIQQFSNYKYLINGNDINFINVESQEFDPDFFLRIGTKFAIIDKNNSLKLHSHAAQILGKFAKKNLFEITNENDLKIYMSGGNIKSDFTENGQKIIKYKNMILGTGTANENSLKSQFPRSKRTSNISIF